In Desulfovibrio aminophilus, the following proteins share a genomic window:
- a CDS encoding HIT family protein, which yields MPRDCPFCLGNITQQILHANEHAFAILDLYPVSKGHHLIITKRHVPDYFSLTPEEKSSIDNLIGVTRASLLSSDNSITGFNIGVNIGASAGQTIFHVHIHIIPRRDGDTPNPRGGVRGVIPTRMGY from the coding sequence ATGCCAAGAGACTGCCCATTTTGCCTGGGAAACATCACCCAACAAATTCTGCATGCCAATGAGCATGCCTTTGCAATTCTAGACTTGTACCCGGTCAGTAAAGGGCATCATCTCATTATTACGAAACGACATGTTCCTGATTACTTTTCGTTGACTCCAGAAGAGAAATCATCAATTGACAATTTAATTGGAGTAACAAGAGCTTCTTTGCTGTCGAGCGACAACTCAATCACAGGATTTAATATTGGTGTGAACATCGGAGCATCAGCGGGACAGACAATTTTTCATGTTCACATTCATATCATCCCTCGAAGAGATGGTGATACACCAAACCCTCGCGGTGGAGTGAGGGGAGTTATTCCAACAAGGATGGGCTACTGA
- a CDS encoding MoaD/ThiS family protein: protein MHISVRCFAQLVTHQPENPERFPLADGETVGQVMERLGLPEAEVKLIFVNGVKGETGTVLRDGDRLGLFPAVGGG, encoded by the coding sequence ATGCACATCAGCGTGAGATGCTTCGCCCAGCTGGTCACGCACCAGCCCGAGAACCCCGAGCGCTTTCCCCTGGCCGACGGGGAGACCGTGGGCCAAGTCATGGAGCGCCTCGGCCTGCCCGAAGCCGAGGTCAAGCTCATCTTCGTCAACGGGGTCAAGGGCGAGACCGGAACCGTGCTCCGGGACGGGGACCGCCTCGGCCTGTTCCCGGCCGTGGGCGGGGGCTGA
- the infA gene encoding translation initiation factor IF-1, which yields MSKEEAIEVEGVIQEALPNAMFRVELQNGHSILGHISGKMRKHYIRILPGDKVKVELSPYDLTRGRITFRMR from the coding sequence ATGTCCAAGGAAGAAGCCATCGAAGTGGAAGGCGTCATTCAGGAAGCCTTGCCCAACGCCATGTTCCGCGTGGAGCTGCAGAACGGCCACTCCATTCTCGGCCACATCTCCGGCAAGATGCGCAAGCACTACATCCGCATCCTGCCCGGCGACAAGGTCAAGGTGGAGCTTTCCCCCTACGATCTGACCCGGGGCCGGATCACCTTCCGCATGCGCTAG
- a CDS encoding HNH endonuclease: MIPIEIRKYFCADEMTHKDKKFIKLFYYHDEFDARIEMRVDSQESKGRTTIRWKSDLKNIINKKFKAYINDLKDEKMRPVIRFSKVKEDRYQIELITPRDIQKDSDNRAEKYNGSLDGNIVQYMGDRYTRDLANRKAAIELHGTKCKICNFDFEQVYGEHGSGFIEIHHLNPLADGERHVDPQKDLIPVCSNCHSMIHRQKEKYLTPTELKSMLKLSYFSKIVEKKTRESD; the protein is encoded by the coding sequence GTGATACCAATTGAGATTAGAAAATATTTTTGCGCCGACGAAATGACTCATAAAGACAAAAAATTCATTAAACTATTTTATTATCATGATGAGTTTGATGCTCGAATTGAGATGCGCGTAGATTCTCAAGAGAGTAAAGGAAGAACTACCATAAGATGGAAATCAGACCTGAAGAATATCATCAATAAAAAATTCAAGGCTTATATTAATGATCTCAAAGATGAAAAGATGAGGCCAGTAATCAGGTTTAGCAAAGTCAAAGAGGACAGATATCAGATTGAATTAATTACTCCTCGTGATATTCAGAAAGATTCAGATAATCGGGCTGAAAAGTACAACGGGTCGCTGGATGGAAATATCGTACAATATATGGGAGATAGATACACTCGTGATCTGGCAAACAGGAAAGCGGCAATAGAACTTCATGGGACAAAATGTAAAATCTGCAATTTTGATTTTGAACAAGTCTATGGTGAACATGGTTCTGGATTCATCGAAATTCATCATCTGAATCCGTTGGCCGATGGAGAAAGACACGTTGATCCCCAAAAAGATTTGATCCCTGTATGTTCAAATTGTCATAGCATGATACATAGGCAAAAGGAAAAATATTTGACTCCAACAGAACTAAAATCAATGCTTAAGTTGTCTTACTTTTCTAAGATTGTTGAGAAAAAAACTCGGGAATCAGACTAG
- a CDS encoding ThiF family adenylyltransferase, translated as MDLATEVAAAAVTRDLPGGPMPVLGLEAGRGIARRRGVAVRDADEAALRQGIWPERYLRNHAASSIEEQLRLLNSRAAVLGLGGLGGHLLELLARAGVGHIRACDGDRFEVTNLNRQLLSGEDNLGRSKAEAARERLARINSSVEADVRDVFLDEAGMRELLRGVDLAVDCLGGLAQRKALQDAARDAGVPLVTAAMAGLTAFVATVLPGAAGPADFLGGSGQASGEDILGAPPESVALAATLQAAECLRLLRGRAPALDGRMLVADLSIPSFETLSLG; from the coding sequence GTGGACCTCGCCACCGAGGTGGCGGCAGCCGCCGTCACGCGCGACTTGCCCGGAGGCCCCATGCCGGTGCTCGGCCTGGAGGCCGGACGCGGAATCGCCCGGCGGCGCGGGGTCGCGGTCCGGGACGCGGACGAGGCAGCCCTGCGACAGGGCATCTGGCCCGAGCGCTACCTGCGCAACCACGCGGCCTCTTCCATCGAGGAACAGCTGCGCCTGCTCAACTCCCGCGCGGCCGTCCTGGGCCTGGGCGGCCTGGGCGGGCACCTGCTGGAACTCCTGGCCCGGGCCGGGGTGGGTCATATCCGGGCCTGCGACGGCGACCGCTTCGAGGTCACCAACCTGAACCGCCAGCTCCTGTCCGGCGAGGACAACCTGGGCCGCTCCAAGGCCGAGGCCGCCCGGGAGCGTCTGGCGCGGATCAATTCCTCGGTGGAAGCGGACGTGCGCGACGTTTTTCTGGACGAGGCGGGTATGCGGGAGCTGCTCCGAGGCGTTGATCTGGCCGTGGACTGCCTGGGCGGGCTGGCCCAGCGCAAGGCCCTGCAGGACGCGGCCCGGGACGCGGGCGTCCCCCTGGTCACGGCGGCCATGGCCGGGCTGACCGCCTTCGTGGCCACGGTGCTGCCCGGCGCGGCCGGTCCGGCGGATTTTTTGGGCGGGTCCGGGCAGGCCTCCGGCGAGGACATCCTCGGCGCCCCGCCCGAGAGCGTGGCCCTGGCCGCCACGCTCCAGGCCGCCGAATGCCTGCGCCTGCTGCGCGGCCGGGCTCCGGCCCTGGACGGCCGGATGCTCGTGGCCGACCTCTCGATCCCGAGCTTCGAAACCCTGTCCCTGGGCTGA
- a CDS encoding phosphoribosylanthranilate isomerase translates to MERIIQVAGVGNLAEARMLARAGATHVGIPLRLDVHAPDVSEEEAAAIVRGLGNEAACVCITYAVEPRELAELADFLGVAGMQLHGPVSPGQAAGLRRLRPGLFLIKSLVVAPGREDALFRDVAAFAPHVDAFLTDTFDPASGASGATGKIHDWSVSRALVLASPRPVILAGGLTPENVGRAVRAVGPAGVDAHTGLEDASGRKVEALVRRFAEQARAAWSVPFSG, encoded by the coding sequence ATGGAGCGCATCATCCAGGTCGCCGGGGTCGGGAACCTGGCCGAGGCCCGCATGCTGGCCCGGGCCGGGGCCACCCACGTGGGCATTCCCCTGCGCCTGGACGTGCACGCCCCGGACGTGAGCGAGGAGGAGGCCGCGGCCATCGTGCGTGGCCTGGGGAACGAGGCGGCCTGCGTCTGCATCACCTACGCCGTGGAGCCCCGGGAGTTGGCGGAGCTGGCGGATTTCCTGGGCGTCGCGGGCATGCAGCTGCACGGGCCTGTGAGCCCCGGGCAGGCCGCCGGGCTGCGCCGCCTGCGACCCGGGCTGTTCCTCATCAAGAGCCTGGTGGTGGCTCCGGGACGGGAGGACGCCCTGTTCCGGGACGTGGCCGCCTTCGCGCCGCACGTGGACGCCTTTCTCACCGACACCTTCGACCCGGCCAGCGGGGCCAGCGGCGCCACGGGCAAGATCCATGACTGGTCCGTGAGCCGGGCGCTGGTCCTGGCCTCGCCCCGGCCCGTGATCCTGGCCGGAGGCCTCACGCCGGAGAACGTGGGCCGCGCGGTGCGCGCGGTGGGCCCGGCCGGGGTGGATGCGCACACCGGCCTGGAGGACGCCTCGGGCCGCAAGGTCGAGGCCCTGGTCCGGCGGTTCGCGGAGCAGGCCCGCGCGGCCTGGTCCGTCCCGTTTTCGGGGTGA
- a CDS encoding cold shock domain-containing protein — translation MRHNGVVSWFDERKGFGFITDEEGQEVFVHYSEIVREGFQTLEEGERVSFELASGSEARKAQNVVPQESSSML, via the coding sequence ATGCGGCACAACGGCGTGGTCAGCTGGTTCGACGAGCGCAAGGGCTTCGGCTTCATCACCGACGAGGAGGGCCAGGAGGTCTTCGTGCACTACAGCGAGATCGTGCGCGAGGGATTCCAGACCTTGGAGGAGGGGGAGCGGGTGAGCTTCGAGCTGGCGTCGGGGAGCGAGGCGCGCAAGGCCCAGAACGTGGTGCCCCAGGAATCCTCCTCTATGCTCTAG
- the lpxB gene encoding lipid-A-disaccharide synthase, producing the protein MGENTSIWISAGEASGDLHGALLAKALLARNPGLSLAGMGGSAMREAGVDLQFSMRQISLVGGTEILTGLPRILKLLRDTRRAFETTRPSAVVVIDCPDFHFHVVRRARALGIPVYYFVSPQVWAWRSGRVEFLRKNVRKVLCILPFEKEFYRLRGMDADYVGHPLLDQIPLAELDRLEPEPGRVGILPGSRRKEIEGLLPEFAEAARLMAVDRPGLSFSLVRAPGVERDMLQRLWPGDLDVDIVEPGDRYAAMRRSQFLLAASGTVSLEAALIGTPTVIAYKLSGLSYFLARRLINVKFIGLPNLILDAKVFPELIQEEARAPVMAAIGRMWLSNGTSLAVIREELARLRGMVGEPGAADRAAGIVLDDLKTL; encoded by the coding sequence ATGGGCGAGAACACGAGCATCTGGATCAGCGCGGGCGAGGCGTCCGGCGACCTGCACGGCGCGCTCCTGGCAAAGGCGCTGCTGGCCCGCAACCCCGGGCTCTCCCTGGCGGGCATGGGCGGTTCGGCCATGCGCGAGGCCGGGGTGGACCTGCAATTCTCCATGCGCCAGATATCCCTGGTGGGCGGCACCGAAATCCTCACCGGCCTGCCGCGCATCCTCAAGCTCCTGCGCGACACGCGCCGGGCCTTCGAGACGACGCGGCCCAGCGCCGTGGTGGTCATCGACTGCCCGGACTTCCACTTCCACGTGGTGCGCCGGGCCCGCGCCCTGGGCATCCCGGTCTACTACTTCGTCAGCCCCCAGGTCTGGGCCTGGCGCTCGGGCCGGGTGGAGTTCCTGCGCAAGAACGTACGCAAGGTGCTCTGCATCCTGCCCTTCGAGAAAGAATTCTACCGCCTCCGGGGCATGGACGCGGACTACGTCGGCCACCCCCTGCTGGACCAGATTCCCCTGGCCGAACTGGACCGCCTGGAGCCCGAGCCGGGCCGGGTGGGCATCCTGCCCGGGTCGCGGCGCAAGGAGATCGAGGGGCTGCTGCCCGAGTTCGCCGAGGCCGCGCGCCTGATGGCCGTCGACCGGCCGGGCCTGTCCTTCTCCCTGGTCCGGGCCCCGGGAGTGGAGCGGGACATGCTCCAACGCCTCTGGCCCGGAGACCTGGACGTAGACATCGTGGAGCCCGGGGACCGCTACGCCGCCATGCGTCGGAGCCAGTTCCTCCTGGCCGCCTCGGGCACCGTGAGCCTGGAGGCGGCGCTCATCGGCACGCCCACGGTCATCGCCTACAAGCTGTCGGGACTGTCCTATTTCCTGGCCCGGCGGCTCATCAACGTGAAGTTCATCGGCCTGCCCAACCTCATCCTGGACGCCAAGGTCTTTCCCGAGCTCATCCAGGAGGAGGCCCGGGCCCCGGTCATGGCCGCCATCGGCCGCATGTGGCTCTCCAACGGCACGAGCCTGGCGGTGATCCGCGAGGAGCTGGCCCGCCTGCGCGGCATGGTCGGCGAGCCCGGGGCGGCGGATCGCGCGGCCGGCATCGTTCTCGACGACCTCAAGACGCTGTAG